The Longimicrobiales bacterium DNA segment CTGCGGTCCTCGCGCATCCACATCCTCGACCTCAAGGGTGATCCGCGGCAGCCGCGGATCGTCAAGGTGATCGAGCCGGAAGAAGTGATGCGCAAGACGGGCTACAGCCGGCCGCACACCGCACACTGCGGGCCGGACGGCATCTACATGAATGCGCTTGGCGCCCCTGGCGGCGACGGCCCGGGCGGCATCTTCGTCCTCGACCACGAGACGTTCGAGGTCAAGGGTCCCTGGGAAAAGGAGCGTGGCCCCCAGCACCTCGCCTACGACTTCTGGTGGCACCTCGGCCACGACACGATGATCACCAGCGAGTGGGGCACCCCCAACATGGTCCAGGACGGCGTCAACCCCGAGCTGCTGCTCGGGGGGAAGTACGGCAATGCGCTGCACGTCTGGGACCTGAAGAAGCGCTCGCACGTGAAGAAGCTGGAGCTCGGCGCCGAACAGCAGATGGTGCTCGAGCTGCGACCCGCGCACAACCCGCGACGCGCCTACGGCTTCGTCGGCGTCGTGCTCAGTCTCGCGAACCTGTCGAGCTCCATCTGGACGTGGTACCTCGACCGGGAGACCGGCGAGTGGGCGGTGCGAAAGGTGATCGAGATTCCGGCAGAGCCGGCGGACCCCGCGAGCCTGCCACCACTGCTCCAGGGCTTCGGCGCCGTGCCGCCGCTCGTCAGCGACATCAATCTCTCGCTCGACGACCGCTACCTGTACGTATCGTGCTGGGGAACCGGCGAGCTGCGCCAGTACGATGTGACCGATCCGTTCAACCCGGTGCTCACCGGCTCCGCGAAGATCGGCGGCATCGTCAGCCGTACGGCGCACCCGAGCGACGGCGCAAAGCCCCTGAACGGCGGCCCGCAGATGGTCGAGCTCAGCCGCGACGGCCGGCGCGTCTACATCACGAACTCGCTGTACAGCCCCTGGGACGCGCAGTTCTACCCCGACGGCATCCGCGGCTGGATGGCGAAGCTGGATACCGCGCCCGGTGGTGGGATGTCGTTCGACGAGCGATTCCTGCTGGAGCTCGAGGAGGGGTACCGGCCGCACCAGGTGCGCCTGGAAGGCGGAGACGCATCCTCCGACTCGTTCTGCTACGCCTGATGCCGGAGATGAGCACGCCGACCGCCATGATCCTGCTGCTGGGCGCGGTTCACGGAATCAATCCCGCGATGGGGTGGCTGTTCGCCGTGTCGCTGGGATTGCAGGAGGGGCGGGGCAGCGCGACGTGGCGGGCGCTGGCTCCCCTTGCCCTGGGCCACGCCCTGGCGATCGCCGCCACCCTGCTGGCCGCGGCGATCGTCGGGCTCGTCGTACCGCTGGACGTGCTGCGCTGGATTGCCGCGGCCGCGCTGCTCGCCTTTGGCGTCCGCTCCCTGGTCAGGCACCGTCACCCGCGCCTGGCGGGCATGCGGGTCGGCGCACGCGACCTGGCGGTATGGTCGTTCCTGATGGCCTCGGCCCACGGCGCCGGCCTGATGGTGCTGCCCTTCGTGCTGCGGATGGCGGACCCGGACGCAGGGCACGGGATGATGCACGGCGGACACGGCGCCGGAATCGCGCTGGATGCCGCGACGCCAGCGCTGGCGGCCGCGACGCACGCGGCGGATCCGGCGCTGCTCGTCGCGACCGCGCTTCACACGGCGGGCTACCTGCTCGTGGCGGGCGCGGTCGCGTGGCTCGTGTACACGCGCCTGGGACTGCGCGTGCTGCGGACCGCGTGGATCAACATCAACCTGGTGTGGGCAATCGCTCTGATCGTGACGGCACTGCTGACGCCCCTGGTCTGAGCCGGCTGGCGCTCACCCCGGTGCCCGCAGTCCGAATCCACCGAGCGGCGTCGTTTCGAACCGCTCACCGAACCCGGCGATCAGGGGACGCGCTTGCGCGATCGCCTGCTGCACCGCCGGGAGCTGCAGTGAGCTCTGATGACTCTCGCGGTCCGTCCAGACCTCGGTGATCCACAGCGCATCCGCGTCCGCCGCGTCGTGGGCAATCACGTAGGACAGGCAGCCGGGCATGTCGCCCGTGCTCTCGAGCAGGATCTCCGCGAGCGCATCGCGCTGCCCGGGTTGTGCCAGCATCTTGCCGATCAGTCCGTACATCACACCCTGAGTCGCTGGATTCGTTGAGGTGCGCGCCGCGCATGCCGGCGCCGCCAGGACCGCGGCGGTCGCCGCGAAGAACTCACGCCGCCGCATCGATCACCTGCAGGAGCAGCCACGGTCGCATCCTGGAGCAGCGTGGTAACCTGCCACGCCGCAGCCTCATGCAACGCGATATCGTGTCATGCGACGTCCTCATCACGCCCGTCGCCCTACGGCTCGTCCGCCGTCGGGCCGTACACCTGCGGCACGGTCGATCCCATGGGTCGCAGGTACGTGGTGATCTGGCCGCGGTGGTGGATCAGATCGAAGAGAAAGCTCCACGCCATGGGCGACGCCGGCCGCCGCTGTCCGAAGAACTCGAGCTCACCGTCCCACTTCTCCTGCGGCAGTGACTCCCAGCGCTGCGGGATCGCTGCGCTCCCTCGATCGTACTCGGCCAGGATCTCCTTCATCGACGACGGCATGGGCGGTGGCGCCCACTCGGCCGTCCCGTTCTCGAGCGCCTCGATGATCATCTTCTCCTCGCACACGATCTGCCACGCGATCTCCTGCGCCGTGCGCGACTTCGGGTCCGGCCTGTAGTCGGACCCTTCCGGGATGCGCGCCAGCACCTTGCGGGTGCTCTTCGTCTCGTCCGTCCAGAACTTCGTGAAGAGTGCCTTCTCGTTCATGTTCCGCCTCCTCCGCGATTGCTCACCCGGCGCGGCGCGCCGCCTGCGGCCCTGCAAAATTTGCGATGCTACTCTTCCGTGATCTCCTCGTACGCGCACGTCAGCGGGTCGCGCGCATGCTGCCGGCCGAACGGGCCGAAGGTTTCGAACCCGGGCAGCGGATCGCGCATGGCGAGGATCTCGTCACGCGAGCGGCCGGCCTTCACCTGTGCGTCGACGAACGTGAGCAGTGCGTCGAAGTAGTCGCGCAGCACCATCAGATCGTCACGACTGCCTGTGACCGGCAGCTCCGCGTTGGCGTGGCCGAAGATGTACACGGTGTCTGCTGCGTGATCATCCGCAGCGCGTACGAGCACCTCCATCCAGTTGCGGAGCGTCGCGCCCGCCGCGCGGTCGACGACCGGATGCCTGCGGTTGAACATGAGATCGCCCATGTGCGCGACGTTGGCACGCTCGAACGTGATCACCACATCGCCGCTCGTGTGCGCACGACCGTAGTGGCGCGCCACCACGTGCTCGTCGCCGACGTCCGCGGACCACGAATCCGTGAACGTCGTGTCCGGAAAGAGCTGGTCCTCGGGCGGCTCCCCGCCCGGCGGCAGTCGCATGTGCTCGGCGGCCATCTCGTGTGCGACGACCGACTTCGTGGCGCCGCGGAACGAGATGTTGCCGCCCGTATGGTCGCCGTGGTGATGCGTGTTGATCAGGACATCGACGCCGCGGCCGCCCGACTGCTGCTTCACGCCCTCCAGGAATGCGGTTGCCTCGGCCGGGAACTGGCTGTCGACCGCGACGACACCGCCGGGATTCACCAGGTAGCCGATCGTGCCGCCGCGCATCGTGAAGAACCCGACGTTGCGGCGGATCGCCGTGAACGCCGGTGGCGGCACCTGCTGCCACCCGCCGAACGCCCGCGCGGGGCGACCGATGGCGGCGGCGATGGCCGCGGCTGTGGATGCGGCGAGGAATTCGCGGCGGCTCGTCGGCATGTCGGTCTCCTGTGTCAGCTCTGCAGGTCCGGGTTGAATCGCGGCAGCCGGCGCTTCGCGGCCTCGATGTGATGACGGCTGTGGAAGATCGTGAAGAACGCGAGCTCGCGCATGGTGATCCGGCCGAGCAGGGGGTGCGGCACGCGCGCGCGGTCCAGGCTCGTCTCGCGCCAGGCGCGGACACCCGTGCGAAAGCGCTCGGTGACGCGGTGCCATCGCGACAACAGCACCGTGCGCTGGACGATCGGATCCTCGTCGTCCGCATCGGAACGCTGCGGAACGTACCGGCCGGTCGCTCCACCCCCGCGTGCGAGGCGGGCCCGGTAGGCCTCGCGCAGATCGTCGAAGCTGCGCGACGCGCGTGCGCGGCCGAAGCGGAGCTGCAGCAGCCAGGGCGAAACCGTGTACGCACGCGCGGCCGCGCTCGCGGCAATATTGAGATGATCCAGGTGCTGCGCCGGCGTCCACGCGTCGCCGATGCGCAGCACGAATTCCTGCGCGTCCAGTGAGCCGAAGAATTCACCGACCTCGCGCTCGACCCGGTCGAGCTCCTCGAGTATGGACGGCAGGGCGCTCGGTACGGCGTGCTCCATCGATGTGATGCTCATGGTGTGGTGAAGCGTACGGTGACGCAGCGGCACACGACCGGACGCATCGATTCGTATCGGCAGCCGCTACACCGCCCGGCGTTGCATCGCTTCGCGACCGGCGACAAGGAAGCCGATCGTCATCAGCAGGTGAACGACGAGGAAGACCCTGGCGGCGGCGCGCGCGGTGTGGCCGAACACACCCCAGACGTCCATCGCGGCGACGCACGCGAAGCCGACCGTGTTCGCGATGACGATTGCCCTGCGTGCCGTCGAAGGCTCGGCGTCGCGCGCCAGCCAGTTCAGCACCGCGATGCCGATGAACGGCCCACCGAAGACCCGAAGATATGCGATGAGCGCGGGCGGTGCATCGGGCGGCACGGCCTCGATTCCGGTCTGCTGCGGCGCGAACATGAAGCCGAGCCCGAGTACACCGAGATAGATGGCAGAAATCGTCAGCATCGCCTTGAGCGTCATTGTGTGCTCCCGCTATGGAAGTGCCTTCCGACGGTGGTTAGACGATCCTGTCACCCGTCGTGGGACAGCCTCATCCCTCGCGGTAGCTCAGCTGGCCCGCGACGAGGCGCGCCGGCTCCCTCAGCCGGTGCGGCTCCGCGGTGTTCTCGTCCCGGATGTGGACCGTCGGCAGGCCCAGCCAGACCA contains these protein-coding regions:
- a CDS encoding selenium-binding protein SBP56-related protein is translated as LRSSRIHILDLKGDPRQPRIVKVIEPEEVMRKTGYSRPHTAHCGPDGIYMNALGAPGGDGPGGIFVLDHETFEVKGPWEKERGPQHLAYDFWWHLGHDTMITSEWGTPNMVQDGVNPELLLGGKYGNALHVWDLKKRSHVKKLELGAEQQMVLELRPAHNPRRAYGFVGVVLSLANLSSSIWTWYLDRETGEWAVRKVIEIPAEPADPASLPPLLQGFGAVPPLVSDINLSLDDRYLYVSCWGTGELRQYDVTDPFNPVLTGSAKIGGIVSRTAHPSDGAKPLNGGPQMVELSRDGRRVYITNSLYSPWDAQFYPDGIRGWMAKLDTAPGGGMSFDERFLLELEEGYRPHQVRLEGGDASSDSFCYA
- a CDS encoding putative quinol monooxygenase, with amino-acid sequence MYGLIGKMLAQPGQRDALAEILLESTGDMPGCLSYVIAHDAADADALWITEVWTDRESHQSSLQLPAVQQAIAQARPLIAGFGERFETTPLGGFGLRAPG
- a CDS encoding DinB family protein; the protein is MNEKALFTKFWTDETKSTRKVLARIPEGSDYRPDPKSRTAQEIAWQIVCEEKMIIEALENGTAEWAPPPMPSSMKEILAEYDRGSAAIPQRWESLPQEKWDGELEFFGQRRPASPMAWSFLFDLIHHRGQITTYLRPMGSTVPQVYGPTADEP
- a CDS encoding MBL fold metallo-hydrolase, whose protein sequence is MPTSRREFLAASTAAAIAAAIGRPARAFGGWQQVPPPAFTAIRRNVGFFTMRGGTIGYLVNPGGVVAVDSQFPAEATAFLEGVKQQSGGRGVDVLINTHHHGDHTGGNISFRGATKSVVAHEMAAEHMRLPPGGEPPEDQLFPDTTFTDSWSADVGDEHVVARHYGRAHTSGDVVITFERANVAHMGDLMFNRRHPVVDRAAGATLRNWMEVLVRAADDHAADTVYIFGHANAELPVTGSRDDLMVLRDYFDALLTFVDAQVKAGRSRDEILAMRDPLPGFETFGPFGRQHARDPLTCAYEEITEE
- a CDS encoding DinB family protein — encoded protein: MSITSMEHAVPSALPSILEELDRVEREVGEFFGSLDAQEFVLRIGDAWTPAQHLDHLNIAASAAARAYTVSPWLLQLRFGRARASRSFDDLREAYRARLARGGGATGRYVPQRSDADDEDPIVQRTVLLSRWHRVTERFRTGVRAWRETSLDRARVPHPLLGRITMRELAFFTIFHSRHHIEAAKRRLPRFNPDLQS